One window from the genome of Erwinia pyri encodes:
- a CDS encoding RepB family plasmid replication initiator protein, producing the protein MAKKVKDLDSMTDEVNKRTGEVVHLNPTANATVQPVALMRLGLFVPNTDHAKLKNSVSTVKSTVDASEDLYHLEVVKREGYKDISIRSERLDMATDFRVWLGIIRSIYDSGTFAGKLKLPFTKFLQNCGFDSKRSNKDMKKRIDDSLMRLRGVTIQFRNDSGSLTTGLVNSAQYNMAKNEVEIEGDDRLTDLYQMDYKVYLRLKAIDHLPRKESAQALYTFIESLPKDPAPVSMKRLRERLRLKSRVAYQNHIVRKALEQLKEINYLEYSEFKRGRSVYFNITKRNPNLIPNKQPKTGHADTQEPQIVDEKMIAKISKLKDSGFTEEEIAKILISLDSE; encoded by the coding sequence ATGGCTAAAAAAGTCAAAGACTTAGATAGCATGACCGATGAAGTGAACAAAAGAACGGGGGAAGTTGTCCACCTGAATCCTACGGCGAATGCAACCGTTCAACCGGTAGCATTAATGCGCCTGGGTTTATTTGTTCCTAACACCGATCATGCAAAATTAAAAAACTCTGTCAGTACAGTGAAGTCTACGGTAGATGCTAGCGAAGATCTTTACCATCTTGAAGTTGTAAAAAGGGAAGGGTACAAGGACATCTCCATCCGTTCTGAGCGTCTGGACATGGCCACTGACTTCCGGGTATGGCTTGGGATCATTCGGTCGATATACGATAGTGGTACTTTTGCCGGTAAATTGAAGCTCCCCTTCACCAAATTTTTACAAAACTGTGGTTTTGACTCGAAGCGCTCAAATAAAGACATGAAGAAACGCATAGACGACTCTCTGATGCGTTTACGCGGTGTCACCATACAATTTCGTAATGATTCTGGATCGTTGACTACAGGGCTCGTTAACAGCGCTCAGTACAATATGGCAAAGAACGAGGTCGAGATTGAAGGGGATGACAGACTCACTGATCTCTACCAGATGGATTACAAAGTATATCTACGCCTCAAAGCGATCGATCATCTTCCCCGTAAAGAATCGGCTCAGGCTCTGTATACGTTCATAGAGAGCCTTCCTAAAGATCCCGCGCCTGTATCAATGAAAAGGTTACGTGAAAGGCTTCGCTTGAAATCTCGCGTGGCTTATCAGAACCATATCGTACGTAAAGCACTTGAACAGCTTAAAGAAATTAACTACCTAGAGTACAGTGAGTTTAAAAGGGGTCGATCGGTCTACTTCAACATCACCAAGCGTAATCCTAATCTTATCCCTAACAAACAGCCTAAAACGGGCCATGCAGATACCCAGGAGCCTCAGATTGTGGATGAAAAAATGATCGCTAAAATTTCTAAGCTTAAGGATTCTGGATTCACGGAAGAAGAGATAGCCAAGATCCTTATCAGCCTTGATTCTGAGTGA
- a CDS encoding AAA family ATPase, with protein sequence MKSNYGGVDETARRANAMLRSMSDDIIDKRHEFGLDRYYQTFTRNSVANMPKLSRRAVEQAIDEMEEQGHEFGKKDAGNARHYALTVEDVVDIYAHRKVPKYRDLHEGEGPFVIFVVNLKGGVSKTVSTVTLAHGLRVHPDLLQYDLRNLVIDLDPQASSTMFLNQAHSIGSIMETAAQAMLNDLDAEQLQRQIIQPTIIPGVDIIPASIDDGFVASQWGELVRENLPGVLPSEVLRRNIIDRVGKDYDFIFIDTGPHLDAFMLNAIAASDLLLTPTPPAQVDFHSTLKYLTRLPEMLEQLEEEGVNPRIKGNIGFMSKMTTKRDHEMTHGLARDVFTSYILDAVLPRLDGFERCGETFDTIVSADPQSYPGSAEALKNAKREAERFTQAVFKRIEFIRGIK encoded by the coding sequence ATGAAAAGTAACTATGGTGGTGTTGACGAGACTGCCCGCAGAGCAAATGCCATGCTCCGTAGCATGAGTGATGACATCATTGATAAACGTCATGAGTTTGGACTTGATCGCTATTACCAGACCTTTACGCGAAATTCCGTTGCCAATATGCCTAAGCTCAGCCGTCGTGCTGTCGAGCAGGCTATTGATGAAATGGAAGAGCAGGGACATGAGTTTGGTAAAAAAGACGCCGGTAATGCCAGGCACTATGCTCTGACCGTTGAAGATGTTGTCGACATCTATGCACACCGTAAAGTGCCTAAATATCGTGATCTGCATGAAGGCGAAGGTCCCTTCGTCATCTTCGTGGTGAATCTGAAAGGTGGGGTGTCAAAAACGGTCAGTACGGTAACGCTTGCACATGGACTCCGTGTACATCCTGACTTGTTGCAATATGATTTACGAAACCTGGTAATAGACCTCGATCCACAAGCTTCCAGCACCATGTTCCTGAATCAGGCTCACAGCATAGGTTCAATCATGGAAACGGCTGCTCAGGCCATGCTGAATGACCTTGATGCCGAGCAGCTGCAGCGTCAGATTATCCAGCCGACAATAATTCCCGGCGTGGATATCATTCCTGCCTCGATTGATGATGGGTTTGTTGCCAGCCAGTGGGGTGAACTGGTTCGCGAAAACCTTCCGGGCGTTCTGCCTTCAGAAGTGCTCCGGCGCAATATCATCGATCGCGTAGGTAAAGATTACGATTTCATCTTTATCGATACGGGGCCGCATCTGGATGCATTCATGCTGAATGCTATTGCCGCCAGTGATTTGCTGTTAACGCCGACCCCTCCCGCACAGGTTGATTTTCATTCAACGCTTAAATACCTGACACGACTGCCTGAAATGCTGGAGCAACTGGAAGAAGAAGGCGTCAATCCGCGTATCAAAGGGAATATAGGCTTTATGTCTAAAATGACCACAAAGCGCGATCACGAGATGACCCATGGCCTTGCCCGTGATGTTTTTACCTCATATATCCTCGATGCGGTATTGCCGCGACTTGATGGTTTTGAGCGCTGTGGGGAAACCTTTGACACCATTGTCAGTGCGGATCCGCAGTCTTATCCTGGAAGTGCTGAAGCCCTTAAAAACGCGAAACGCGAAGCCGAGCGTTTCACTCAGGCGGTGTTCAAGCGAATCGAATTTATAAGGGGTATCAAATGA
- a CDS encoding ParB/RepB/Spo0J family partition protein encodes MTKVMKKMGRTLGNSNFSKMLSEREGERVFVLKSGKEARFVLTKILHDDIEVQTYIDSAVNGRDQSLLTPESISDIARTITLQQFFPAIGREVDNRIEILDGSRRRAACLFNGMPFEVLVTKDELDISDARQLAVDIQTAKEHTLRELGKRLKVMSDNGMSQTEIAKAEGISPAKITRAFQAAAVPDEMIAVFPSLSDLAIPDYHLLLEIAEQAKSRQVDVLEVVEGVRVRIQKDGTYDAQDPLNKTKIIGFFKAESNGLKSPRNTKKAVVEKLAEFSDKKQFARKKTDAEKRLITYEFSRIPAKFHAELDAAIKSVMDKLQAEE; translated from the coding sequence ATGACCAAAGTCATGAAGAAAATGGGCCGTACACTGGGTAATTCAAACTTCTCCAAAATGCTCAGCGAAAGGGAAGGGGAGCGCGTGTTTGTGCTGAAGTCGGGGAAAGAAGCCCGCTTTGTACTTACTAAGATCCTTCATGATGATATCGAAGTCCAGACCTATATTGACTCAGCTGTGAACGGTCGCGATCAGTCGTTGTTGACCCCAGAGTCCATCAGCGATATTGCCCGCACGATCACCCTGCAGCAGTTTTTTCCCGCCATAGGGCGCGAAGTCGATAATCGCATTGAAATTCTGGATGGTTCACGCCGTCGGGCAGCCTGTCTTTTCAATGGCATGCCATTTGAAGTCCTGGTTACAAAAGATGAACTCGATATCAGTGATGCCCGTCAACTTGCAGTAGATATTCAGACGGCAAAAGAGCATACGCTTCGGGAATTAGGCAAACGCCTGAAGGTGATGAGTGACAATGGCATGAGCCAGACGGAGATCGCCAAAGCTGAAGGCATCTCACCGGCCAAGATCACCCGTGCATTTCAGGCAGCCGCTGTGCCTGATGAAATGATTGCCGTTTTCCCATCCTTAAGCGATCTGGCAATTCCGGACTATCATTTACTGCTGGAGATTGCAGAGCAGGCTAAATCCAGGCAGGTAGACGTACTTGAAGTGGTTGAAGGTGTACGCGTCAGGATTCAAAAGGATGGGACGTATGATGCTCAGGACCCGCTCAATAAAACGAAGATTATTGGTTTCTTCAAAGCTGAAAGCAACGGTCTGAAATCGCCGCGTAACACGAAGAAAGCAGTGGTTGAAAAGCTGGCTGAATTCAGTGATAAAAAGCAGTTTGCCCGTAAAAAGACCGATGCTGAAAAAAGACTTATAACCTATGAATTTTCACGCATTCCAGCCAAATTTCATGCAGAACTTGATGCGGCCATAAAGTCCGTAATGGATAAACTTCAGGCAGAAGAATAA